The sequence TTTTCATGTGCAGGTAACCAAACAACATGTGAACCCCGTATTTTACCCTGGATCTCCTCAACCAAGCTTAACTCAACGTATTCTATTTTGTCATGCAACCTCTAAAAATCGATGCAGGTAACCAAACACGCTCAATACAGCCTTGCTCAAGCGGAACACCTGGCCGCAGCTGTTGTTCATGCCGCAGTCAGTGGTCACGAACGTGCCGTCCTCCGCTGCTAGTCGCGTGGGTGCGCGCCGCTGCGCATGGAGCTGTAGTGCTGACAGTGAAAGGGAATACGGGAATTGTTTGCCTGTTTTGCAAGCCGGTCCTCGGGTAGTTTTTCCTTAGGCCATCGAGCATGGAGCTGGGCTGGTCGGCGTGCTTGAGTCAATGGTGCGTAGCATCGAGTTGGGCAGCGCGCCCTGTGTAGTACGTACGACAGTGAAAGGGAATACGGGAATTGTTTGCCTGTTTtcgtaaaaaaagaaaaaaaggttcCGAACATGTCACGCACGTACACAGCGCATCACACACTTGCACGCGATGCACACGTTAGGCTGAAGTCTGTAAGTACGTACAATAAGTTGTCGCTCTTTGTTATCATCACATATGATTCTGTGATTAACTGGCTAGCATGTGTCGCAAAAAGAAGGATGTGTGAGATGGTGGATTCAATTCCTCTTGTTTCATTGTTCTTATTACGTTCTTTCGCACTACTAGATATGTGAGGTTTAGCCACCAAGGTGGTTGGTTACTAAAAGTACAAAATTGGTCGCTACTGATCTACTGCTACCAATACTACTTGGTCGCTTCGTGGTGGCTATAGTCTAGTCGCTATAGATATTGAGCGACCAACATTGCGAACCCTGGTCACTAAATGTTGTATCAATAGCCACCACCTAAATATGGTGACTAATAGCATCTACCGACCAAGGGAGACTTGGTGACTAATGGCATCTAGAGACCAAGGGAGATTTGGTTGCTAAAAATTTACAACCACCATGTACATGGTTAGTGGCTAGAGATATTAAGTGACCAGCCAAGGCTTGGTGACTAAAAAGTCTAGAGACCAGTTACACGTTGGTAACTAGACATCTTTTGTAACAAAAAAATTGTAAACCTTGGTAACTAGAGGCATAAGAAAGCAACTATATCATAGCTACAATATATTGCCACATGCTGACATTAGTAGTATGCAAGAAACCTTAGAATTTTAGACATACAACGGGAAAAAGTTCAGAATCAGCATTTGTAAACTTATGATCCAATCATTAGATGCTAACATTTGTATGCCGAATTTTGTTTCACAACTTAAGTACCATCAGGAAATAATATTCTAGTATTTGCAAAGTACCAACTTTAGTACTGCTCCAAACATATGATCCGGTCACCAAGAAGGAACTATTCTAGTATTTGACATCTAGTATTTGTAAGCCGAATTTGCAAATCAGGAACTACTCTTTTGGCATCTAGTTTAGCACTGCTCCGATCACTCCCCACGTGTCCTCTACACCTGGAAAATGCCAAACAAGTTAAAATGACATGGATGATGTTCATTTATTGATGAATTCAAAAAAATGTGCACCATTACAGCCAAATAGTACAAAATTTGTGAAGTGCCATGCAGAGTTACAGGAAGTTTAGTAAGAATCAAGAGCATGAGCTAATTCATTCTTTTCCTTTTTAATCTGGAAGATATCCTAATTAACAATACATTGCTCGAAGCTTCTGGCAGCATGTTGCTTGCAGTTTTATATGAAATGTCAAGTTGTAGCAAGTATGTACATATTAATAAAATCACCCTTAGATGGAACCCACTCTTTGGTAATTTCATTGGCGAACATAGATAGAACCAAGCACAATTTAGAAGATGCTCATAAACTTTACTTCAAAAGCACATAATAGCAATGCAAACAGTGTACCTCTCCAAAGTTGCTTCACCTCCTTGACCCTCCATCTGAGACCAGAGAACCTGTAATTTTTAAATTTCAACTATCAAGTTCAACCTCTTGAATAAATATGCCAAATCACATGATGAGAGCCAAACTGACTTTATGAGAGTTATACTAATCATACCATCAGAAGAAACAGATATGTAGCCTGACGCAAAACAGATCTATCAGTTAAGAAACCAAGCCCTGTCGCACTAGTGCCGTCCATAGGAGGTGAAATGCCAACCAAGTTAGACACGACACTCTGTAGCCAATCGATCTTCTTCTGTTGAGCTTCAAGCTGAGATTGTTGAGCCTCAATTTGAGTTTGTTGTGTAGCAACAATCTCCTTTGTAGATGCCAATTCTTCCACTACATGCCGAGTTGAGCTTGATGCGCTTGAGTAGGCCCTTCTATTTGGTTTTGGTCCATGACCCCGACCTCTAATGTAACCATATTCCTTACCAAGCACCTGCTCGCAAATCTGTTGCTCTGTTAAAGGTACTTCGCCCTCCTCTATAGGTTCTTTTTGCTTCTGCAACATTTCTTCCTACATTAATAATACAAGAAATGAAAGGAATTTACATTCTTAATTGCAGCAACATAATAATGTATTTGAAAGTACCCAAATTCGCTGTTAGTATAATGCAACACTAACAACTTTGAATGCCAGTTTTAAATTACTACAACCCTGATAATAGTGCATCATGTACTACTGGTCACATCGGTTGTCAGTCGGATATCACACAAAACAAGGTAGCATGGTCATTCCTCTCTGAGCTCTAGCTAGTGCGGCATAGAAGTACCTAAACACTCAACTAGTACTCTCTCAGTAGGTAGCAGAGGAGATTTAAAACGGAGCATGTGTATGTATGTAGAAAAGACACAAGAAACACTGAAGATTATCTAATTAGTCTGACAGGTTCAGTTACTCACAACTCTGGAAAACATATATATGCTTCTCTAGTACAAACTAATTAGTCGAGTAGCCAGCACGaaacagagcagagcagagcagctcCTCCTTTGTTTTGGCTGGACCTACAATAACTGAATTCAGTCAACGAAATGCTTTGTTTTGGCCTACTGAACACTCCCAATACCGCCCTCATGGTCTCAAATAAGCAGAAACTCCATCTACAATTGTTTACAAGATCCAACAGCAgaacctacattttctgatgccCATCTACAACTGTTTaaaaaaggaggggggggggggagcaaaACACTTCCATAGCATAGATACTCCATTGTTACGTGGTACTTACATGTTTATTCCTGGCATATTCTGATGCCCATCCCTTCTTATCACTAGAGTAACACTTATCGAAACTTGTAGCTATCTTATATTCATATCAAAGACATGAATATAAGATAGCTACAAGTTTCGATATTCTTCTTTCACCATAATTGTGACACAAGATAAAGATAAGTAATAGTGACTTACTAATTCATGTTGAACCGCTACAAATGACTTTGTTCCCTTCTTGTGAACATAAGGTAGGTTTGAGCGGTTAGCCTTCCCAATTGTGGACCGTTTCTGCAAATGGTAGTTTTTTGTGAACAAATAAGGCAGGGTTGGGTGATAAAGATAGATGCAAAACTGTTGACATCCATTCAAAGACTACCATACCTTAAATTCTTCTGTTTCAAAATGATCACAGAACGAAATCCAGTCTCCAACTATATTATCAATAAGGGGAGGATATGGATTGCTTCTAGCATCATCACCATATTTTACATAATGCTCATAACACTTGTGACGGAAACTTTTTTAGCTTGAAGAGAATAGCAGATCCACACAGCCTTTGATATGATCTTGGGTGAAATCAAGATTGAACTTAAGCTACGAAGAAAGAACTCAAAGTTAAAACTATACATGTTCGAAGCTACAAAGTTTGATAATCTTACATACCTTTAGAAGTTCATACAATGGGTCCTTATCATCCTCAGTAAGGCTATGCCACCCGACACGTTGGATAGGAGCATGGTGCCGTGTAAGAAGTCCAATCTCTCTAGAAAGTAGTTCATTGTTTTCTCCAATAGGTCTTCTCTCTTCAGAAATGGTCAAGTTTAGTGGATGACCTGCCCTTTTGATCAAACGCTCCAAGCCCTTTCCCTTATTTATCCCACGCACCTTCCTAGATTTTGATGCTGAGTTACTCCCAGAATGTTGTCCTTGAGATTGTGGGGCATTTCGTGGTGGCCGAACTGTTCATCCAGGTCCCATCTGCCATAGAATTAAAAGAATGGAACAAGACCCAGATTGTTTATATTAGGAAGAAAGGGAAATCAGATTTGCTACGTCAATAGAAATAAACCATGAGTTGCATAGTAATTAGATATGTTGTGGCAACAGAAATAAATTATAAGTATCAATAGTAATCAGAAATAACATGAAACATGACACATATAGTCTAATATAACCTAAAAGAAGAGACATATAGTCTGATATAACCTGAAACAGGATACATATAGTCTGATATACACTGAAACAGAACACCATTATTCTAATATAACCTGAAACGGGACACATGTAGTCTAACATAACCTGAAATAGGAGACATATAACCCGATACAACACCTCAATCACGAAAGGAATCAGGCTGGCTACGTCAATCATTTTCAACCAGTCCACCCGACATGATAAACTAATTGATCTACTCAATTTCGGTTAAATCAGGCTTATATTTATCAAAATAATAATCCTACAAtaccccatatatatatatatatgtcacatTGACACCGTATTTTCAAAAGAAAACCTGCACTTCATCAAACTAAACCCGCAGCTTGCATATGTAATTATTTTATATGCAGTAACATTATACTAAATTATAATATCATAGCAACAGCAGTCCATGGAACTCTATAATGTTGTACATAGAATTGTATACAAAGACAGTCTTCAAATATTATACTACAACATTATACAAAGACAGTCTTCACAGCAGTATTTGAAGATAGTCATCATAGAACTGTATATCCTTCCTAAACATTGTACTACTAAAATATACTACAAGTCCTGATGCTGTAAGTATCAATATGCAGTAACATTATACTGTATATTTTactacatgcatattatattcaaaTCACAAAACCGAACTCTACATCGTAGGCCAAGCCAGTTTTCAAATGACAGACCAAATGCTACATGTATATTTTACTTCCACATTTCCACAAACACTTGAAGTGCATGATCTAGCCATCAAGTACTCCAAGCAAAATAATGGAGAGACACAGGGAAGGGGGCAAGAACAGAGGGGAGGTCATTCTTACGGGTTGCAGCCTTTGCTGGTGTTAGACGGCGAGAGCGAGATCTGGCGAGCTTGGAGCGTCGGTTGCTTCATAGCTGGTTGGGGTTTGGGAAGGAGGAACCCTAGGCGTATGTTGCAGCAGCCTAAGTATGTTGACCACGCGGCGGACGCCCCTCTGCTACCGCAGCCGCTGCTGCTTCCCCTCCCCCGCGCAGCCGCGCTGTCATCGCCGCCGCAAGGGACACGCCCGCCACTGCTGCAAGGAACGCGCCCTCCGCCttccgccgccccctccgccggaAGGAACAAGTCAGCAATACCGCAAGGACCCGCCGTTGCCGTCGACCGCCGCCAGGGACGATTTGATTGGGGGGATTTGGGGCGAGTCACCTTGCCGTCGGCCGCCTCCAGGAAAGGGCTCTGCCTCGCCTCTGTTTGCTTCGAGCCTGGGGATGGATGGATGCCCTGGAGCTGAGCCGATTGGCTTTTTTTCAATTTCCTCCCTGGTTGCTATAGGTACTCACGTGATTGAATAGTACCGATTCATGACAGGTGCCTATAGTAACCGAGTTTGTCCAAAACTGGTTGCAATTAGTACATCTATAGGCACCAAAATGCTTGGTAACAATAGGTGTGGTCGCTAATAATACATTTTCTTGTAGTGTCGCCCACCGACAGATGGGGCCTGCATAAGTAGATAGACAGTGGTGTGACCGGCTGCCATGTATGCATGTTTGACCAGTGCTTAAATGGAAAGGTTGACCAGTCAAAGTCAGCAGAATACTAAGATAAGTCAGTGAATGTACAATCATCGCAACGCGAATTCATTGACCATAACAAGTACTCCGAAGCATGAGGACCATAGTTTGCTTTAGACCCAACTTCAGTGAATGCTCGTGTATTATCTCCATTTTGAGCCTACCTCTATTTTGCACCTATCTTCTCAACCATTCTCACACTGAAGACCAATTCCACTGCATGATAAACTCCTTGGCCCACCCTGAAATGTGATTTTCTTTCACGTGGATAAACAAACTATTCTATAGGCTCTTTTTCTGCTTATGATTTTCCCCATGCACCATTTGTCTTTCCTCGCGGGACGAAATATGACGCAGGGACGGTTTACAAGCTTCTCCATGCCGCTCATTCCAAGGAAACAAAGCAAAACAAACTTCTGCCTCCACTTAGGCATCTAAGGCAATTATCTGCTCTCACGAAGACGATTCAGTTTGTGTGTCACATGAGAAAAATAAATAAGAGAAGCAAGTGTGTGCATGTATGTATACAATAATGAGGAAGAGTCTTGGCAAGAAAAAGAACGAAAAGTTGCTGAGAGGTAGAGATATTTAATAGTCTAGGCACACGAATAAGAGGAAGTAATGTGCAATAAGTATTTCTCGGGCCAAAGTCATGTTCTGAGCTCGAACACAGGTAGGCCAAAAGATTCCCACCTGGGCACTTATATGCCCATGTATTCTGCATGTATCCACAATTTGTTCAAGTGGCAATGGCCCACGTCTGATTACTATAATTACGACGCCGTTTGTCCTCCATAAGCCGGATCAGATGGCCTCTAacagcatctacaaccggacacttCAAACCTACCTCAAACGCCCGGACGGACGGCCTGGTCAACTGACCGGTCACGAAAATGCGACTCGGATCGGCACGGGCCTCAAACGGCCGGGTTGActagcacccctcatatccagttcAAATATGAGACGGATATGAAGGCGCCCAAACGCGTCCGTCATGTCGATCCCGGTTCATGCTGGCTCACCCGACCAATCCATTTGTGTCGGGAACCATCATAGGGCCACCCCTGGTCTCACGCGGCCAAGCCAGTCAGCCAGGGGCCTACCCGCGTGAGGTGACCATGTAGGGCCCCTGGCATTGCCTTACACTGATTCTTTCGCCTATAAATCATATATTTAATGAAACCCTTAATACCATATTTCATGGTTTTTCCCGCCGCCAGAACTTCCTGTTCTTgggagatccaatctagaggtctGTTTCGGAACCCTACCAGAGGAGGAATCCATCACCAAAACCATCTTCATCATGTGTGAGTTGTTTCCTTTGGACCTTGGGGTCCATATGAGTAGCTAGATGACATTCTCTCTCCCTTGTGATACAATACAAAGTTCTCGTGAGCTGCGTCACATGATCGGGATCAATATGTTGTAATTGGTGGTTGTGTTGTTGGCATATAATGAATTGTCAATTTATGATCAGAATTTTCATTGAATTGTATTGAATCTTTTGAAGTCTCTTTGCTGCATAATTAAGTAGCCATATATGCTTTCCAATCTATTTGTCGTCTCTGGCCAAGATTGATAGGTGGTTCTTTAGAAGGAGTTGTGCAtgatagtgggttcaatcttgcggtgaatTTGATCCTAGCGGTTCTAAGATATTGGACATGTGTTGTATTATCACACTTAGATGATAGTTTTACTATCAACATTATATCACCATACTTATTGCAATGCTATGTTTATTGTAAACTTAATACTTCGAGGTGCATGTTGGATAGAGGTCGTGGGGTGTAGTATTAGTTTTAAATGTAGTTGGATAATGGTCTACATATCACAGATGTAATGCCTATGCaagattatgccatgaatgatcatagtcataaaTATAAATTGAATTTAATCACTgttcaactgtaatttgttcaccacccAAACTTATCTTCTTGGAGAGATGCTACTGGTGAACCTATGGCCCCAAGGGTTTAATTTGCATTGCTGAAAATATCAACAAAATACTTTTCtttattttatctatctatcaATTTCTACCATACCATATAATTTACCCTTGTAACTATGACAACCTTACTGAAACATTGGGGGTAAGAGTGTTTTGTGTGCAGGTACCCGTGACTTTGTTTGCTGCAAGAACTTCTTCTGATtcaataaaccttggttctcaaatcAACGTAAATACTTATTACTAGGTTACTTCACCCTTACACTTGGGCGTTTCCCAACCACTCTTACAGTAGAGCAAGCACTCACATATCAGTCAAAATAACATCTTATGCTATGTGACAGAGGGAGTAATTCTCAAAACTGTTAATTCAAAACAAACTACCTCCATGCTTAGTTGAACATGACCATGTTTGCTACTTAGGTTATCAGACAACTAATTTGTTATTCTCAGCTACTTAGGTTACACCGCAAACAACTAAATTTCCTGCCAATTTTGCACTGTACAACACATGCACAACAGTCTATTGCCAAGCCAAGTTGTACTACTTATTTCTTATATGAGTAATACCATGGAGTGTAAGGTTGAACAGTAGCATACCTTTGTGTTCATCCAGGAGTTTTAGGGTCAATCCGCTCAATCAATTACTCGTATGCATGCGGTGAACCTTCCATTTCCGCTTCCATACACTACTAGCAGTAGCGCGCGTATTAGGTGTATCGGTAGCGCGGGGAgtcgcgctactgatacggcgctacagctaacatgtatCAATAGCGCGTGATAACgtacccatgctactgctatacatggctagcagcagcGGGCTTTTGGGCAACTCGCTACGCAACAGCGGGCTTTTGGgcaactcgctactgctaatatcggcaaccactactagaaaaacccctactaatggcacacctaatatggccattaatggcgcatctgtggtgcgccattaacagcacgccattagtaatttttactaatggcgcaccacctggtgcgccattagtatttagtatctggtatactaatggcgcaccgcgggtgcgccattagtataggccagcgtgcgccattagtatgcctcacAGGGGctatgtatacccaggtgctttggcatactaatggcgcaccaccactagatgcgccattagtaaccgcggcatactaatggcgcattacccagtgatgcgccattagtatgcactgtcatactaatgacgcactgtcctgtgatgcgccattagtatgaatattaggttttttttatctttttattttctgttttttgcacaggttacaaaatgtatagtttgacaaaatatagacagcacacatcaacaacagattcatcgaatacaatagaagattagtctttgaatacaattcatcatattagtctccgaatacaattcatcatattagtctccgaattaaaaagaccgaacaaagatagaacattatattacaagtctcgagaccgcgagtagcgagtttgtcttcacattacaagtcgatatcgatcatctaaactaccatcacatagaagagagctgcggtcatcacgatgagcatcatcacgatgaaactcgtcttcatccggttcctccaacgctccctcccctctcccgctagatagcgggcgtatctagattcggcctcggccctagtggtgtaccctttgtaactgttaccgctgaatcggtgaacctgtctccgacactcctcccagtcatcgtagactccgggaaccttacccttgtacacgacatacgtcggcatcgctatgcactagccaaacgaaacgttagtaccaattcacagacaatacataagcaatatataattatgcaacagaacgatcggaagagaaaaggaagacattaatagcatcgattacatctaagttgaacgactctcgaaaccaaagagacatactacaagttcattaaagtttaattacaacatgagccaatcgatgtttcagaactagacaactcgactcaagggaccggagcgtggatgaagccgccgtctatcgtgggagtcatgaaagaacgggcgttgtcatcctgcatttgtagcattgtgtcgatgtcactgttggacggttgatttctgaggtagaactgccccgaggtacgaaggacatcttgatggatgatttccgcaaactccgactggatgcgaaagaattcttgtcggaggtccgcgtcctggattgccgacacgctcgcggcccaatctttgagtttactcggtagcagaagttgatgatggtcccgtacgatcgcccgcatgtgatggatggcgtagtaggcacccttctgaccgccaggcggctgcttgacgcagcagaacgtcgtattgtgggagaacacgtgcttgccgtacttacgaataggcctggtgaaggtgcctccagattgggcgtagccggggagaacatcatcaagaaccttcttgacatttgtgtagtctacgttcgactgacggtccgggtcgaaatacgtggccatggaatatttggggcttaggaggatgagcgtgcaacgtgtgtcactgcagaaaacacggaatgttaaaagaaaaacgatcgaaaagtaagaattcatatgttacgggccggttgaggggaggacttactcaggaaagtaaggcacgaggaagttatccttatcttggtttgc comes from Triticum aestivum cultivar Chinese Spring chromosome 5B, IWGSC CS RefSeq v2.1, whole genome shotgun sequence and encodes:
- the LOC123115072 gene encoding uncharacterized protein translates to MKQPTLQARQISLSPSNTSKGCNPWDLDEQFGHHEMPHNLKDNILGVTQHQNLGSFRHKCYEHYVKYGDDARSNPYPPLIDNIVGDWISFCDHFETEEFKKRSTIGKANRSNLPYVHKKGTKSFVAVQHELKQKEPIEEGEVPLTEQQICEQVLGKEYGYIRGRGHGPKPNRRAYSSASSSTRHVVEELASTKEIVATQQTQIEAQQSQLEAQQKKIDWLQSVVSNLVGISPPMDGTSATGLGFLTDRSVLRQATYLFLLMVLWSQMEGQGGEATLERCRGHVGSDRSSAKLDAKRVVPDLQIRLTNTRCQILE